The following proteins come from a genomic window of Mustela lutreola isolate mMusLut2 chromosome 6, mMusLut2.pri, whole genome shotgun sequence:
- the LOC131833027 gene encoding histone H2B type 1-C/E/F/G/I — MPEPAKSAPAPKKGSKKAVTKAQKKDGKKRKRSRKESYSVYVYKVLKQVHPDTGISSKAMGIMNSFVNDIFERIAGEASRLAHYNKRSTITSREIQTAVRLLLPGELAKHAVSEGTKAVTKYTSSK, encoded by the coding sequence ATGCCTGAACCCGCCAAATCCGCGCCGGCCCCGAAGAAGGGCTCCAAGAAGGCGGTGACCAAGGCGCAGAAGAAGGACGGCAAGAAGCGCAAGCGCAGCCGCAAGGAGAGCTACTCGGTGTACGTGTACAAGGTGCTGAAGCAGGTGCACCCCGACACCGGCATCTCGTCCAAGGCCATGGGTATCATGAACTCGTTCGTCAACGACATCTTCGAGCGCATCGCGGGCGAGGCGTCCCGCCTGGCGCACTACAACAAGCGCTCGACCATCACGTCCAGGGAGATCCAGACGGCCGTGCGCCTGCTGCTGCCCGGGGAGCTGGCCAAGCACGCCGTGTCCGAGGGCACCAAGGCCGTCACCAAGTACACCAGCTCCAAGTGA
- the LOC131833047 gene encoding histone H4 has translation MSGRGKGGKGLGKGGAKRHRKVLRDNIQGITKPAIRRLARRGGVKRISGLIYEETRGVLKVFLENVIRDAVTYTEHAKRKTVTAMDVVYALKRQGRTLYGFGG, from the coding sequence ATGTCTGGTCGCGGCAAGGGCGGGAAGGGCCTGGGCAAAGGGGGCGCCAAGCGCCACCGCAAGGTGCTGCGGGACAACATCCAGGGCATCACCAAGCCCGCCATCCGGCGGCTGGCCCGGCGCGGCGGCGTCAAGCGCATCTCCGGCCTCATCTACGAGGAGACCCGCGGGGTGCTCAAGGTGTTCCTGGAGAACGTGATCCGCGACGCCGTCACCTACACGGAGCACGCCAAGCGCAAGACGGTCACGGCCATGGACGTGGTTTACGCGCTCAAGCGCCAGGGCCGCACTCTCTACGGCTTCGGGGGCTGA
- the LOC131832998 gene encoding histone H1.4-like: protein MSETAPAVPPAPAPAEKTPVKKKARKSAGAAKRKASGPPVSELITKAVAASKERSGVSLAALKKALAAAGYDVEKNNSRIKLGLKSLVSKGTLVQTKGTGASGSFKLNKKAASGEAKPKAKKAGAAKPKKAAGAAKKPKKAAGASAPKKSAKKTPKKAKKPAAAAVAKKVAKSPKKAKAAKPKKAAKSPAKAKAPKPKTAKPKAAKPKKAAAKKK from the coding sequence ATGTCTGAAACCGCACCTGCCGTGCCTCCCGCCCCGGCCCCTGCCGAGAAGACGCCCGTGAAGAAGAAGGCCCGCAAGTCCGCCGGTGCCGCCAAGCGCAAGGCGTCCGGGCCCCCGGTGTCCGAGCTCATCACCAAGGCCGTCGCCGCGTCCAAGGAGCGCAGCGGCGTGTCCCTGGCAGCGCTCAAGAAGGCGCTGGCGGCCGCCGGCTACGACGTGGAGAAGAACAACAGCCGCATCAAGCTGGGCCTCAAGAGCCTGGTGAGCAAGGGCACCCTGGTGCAGACCAAGGGCACCGGCGCCTCGGGCTCCTTCAAGCTCAACAAGAAGGCGGCGTCCGGCGAGGCCAAGCCCAAGGCCAAGAAGGCGGGCGCGGCCAAGCCCAAGAAGGCGGCCGGGGCGGCCAAGAAGCCCAAGAAGGCCGCGGGGGCCAGCGCCCCCAAGAAGAGCGCCAAGAAGACCCCAAAGAAGGCGAAGAAGCCCGCGGCGGCGGCTGTCGCCAAGAAAGTGGCCAAGAGTCCGAAGAAGGCCAAGGCTGCCAAGCCCAAGAAGGCGGCCAAGAGCCCAGCCAAGGCCAAAGCCCCGAAGCCCAAGACAGCCAAGCCTAAAGCGGCCAAACCCAAGAAGGCGGCCGCCAAGAAGAAGTAA